The Mus musculus strain C57BL/6J chromosome 2, GRCm38.p6 C57BL/6J genome has a window encoding:
- the Trp53rka gene encoding TP53-regulating kinase — protein sequence MAGTSSEAEAEALAAARERSRLFLSGLELVQQGAEARVFRGRFQGRAAVVKHRFPKSYRHPELEARLGRRRTVQEARALLRCRRAGIAAPVVFFVDYASNCLYMEEIEDSVTVRDYIQSTMETEKDPQCLLDLARRMGQVLAGMHDQDLIHGDLTTSNMLLRRPLAQLHIVLIDFGLSFVSGLPEDKGVDLYVLEKAFLSTHPHTETVFEAFLKSYGASTQKSSPVLKKLDEVRLRGRKRSMVG from the exons ATGGCTGGCACGTCCTCGGAGGCGGAGGCCGAGGCGCTGGCCGCTGCGCGCGAGCGGAGCCGCCTCTTCCTGAGCGGCCTAGAGCTGGTGCAGCAGGGCGCCGAGGCGCGCGTCTTCCGTGGCCGCTTCCAGGGCCGCGCGGCCGTGGTGAAGCACCGCTTCCCGAAGAGCTACCGGCACCCGGAGCTGGAGGCGCGGCTCGGCCGGCGGCGGACAGTGCAGGAGGCGCGCGCGCTGCTCCGCTGCCGCCGTGCGG GGATAGCTGCCCCAGTCGTCTTCTTTGTGGACTATGCGTCTAACTGCTTATATATGGAAGAAATCGAAGACTCGGTGACTGTTCGGGATTATATCCAATCCACTATGGAGACTGAAAAGGACCCCCAGTGCCTCTTGGACCTGGCCAGGAGGATGGGGCAGGTTCTGGCCGGAATGCACGACCAAGACCTCATTCACGGGGACCTCACCACCTCCAACATGCTCCTGAGGCGGCCCCTGGCGCAGCTGCACATCGTGCTCATCGACTTTGGGCTGAGCTTTGTCTCAGGACTGCCGGAAGATAAAGGCGTCGACCTCTATGTCCTGGAGAAGGCCTTCCTCAGCACGCACCCCCACACCGAGACCGTGTTTGAAGCCTTTCTGAAGAGTTACGGGGCCTCGACCCAGAAGTCCAGTCCAGTGCTGAAGAAGTTAGATGAGGTGCGCCTGAGAGGGCGAAAGCGGTCCATGGTCGGGTAG